The region TGGGGTATTTTCTGGTGGATATTACTGAAGCACTTTATAGTGAACGCAGTGTCCGCTCCCTGCTGGCGACCAACAGTGAATTACTGGCTTTACAGGTGACGGAGAATGCCTCCAAAACTGGAGAGCATTATGTAAGTAGCGATAAGCAGGGCTTCCTGGCCATGTATAAGGCGGCAGCGGGTGCCGGAGCCATTATTGCCATTATGGCAACCCTAAAAATCCTGATGGCACGCGTGACCATGGCGCCGCTCATGCAAGCCTTTAGCTACAGCATGAATTACTCACTGGGTTTTATGCTCATCCATGTGCTGCATTTTACTGTTGCCACCAAACAGCCCGCGATGACCGCAGCTGCACTGGCTTCTACGGTACAGCAGCGTAAAGGCTCCAAAACAGCACAGATTGCTGAATTGGCTGCGTTAATCGTAAATATTATCCGGACCCAGTTTGTCGCAATTCTGGGGAATATCTCCATTGCTATTCCCGTTGCTGCCTTGCTAACCTTTATGTGGGATGCAGCCCTGCATGAACCTTTAATGAATCATGCCAAAGCAGCCAAGACCTTACATGATCTGAATCCGTTTACTTCACTTGCGGTTCCACACGCTGCAATTGCCGGGGTTTGCCTGTTTCTATCAGGCCTGCTAGCCGGTTATTTTGACAATATGGCTGTATATCGTAAGGTCGGGCCACGCCTGAAAGCCCATGCCCGTCTGGCTGCCCTGATGGGACAAGAACGCTTAAATAAATTTGCCGAATATATGGAACGTAATTTAGGTGCCTTAGGCGGTAACTTTATTTTCGGGATCATGCTCGGCAGTATGGGTACAATTGGTTATATCCTTGGGCTGCCGTTAGATATTCGTCATATTGCCTTTGCTTCGGCCAACTTTATTCAAGGCCTAATCAATATTAACGGTCCTGATATTGGCTTGGTTGTAGTGTCTTTTCTGGGTGTGTTACTGATTGGTCTGACTAACCTGTTCGTCAGCTTTAGCCTGACCATTATTGTGGCATTACGTGCACGTCGGGTGCGTTTCGAACAATGGAAGCCTCTGGCGAAACTGGTCATGACCCATTTCCTGACTCGACCGAGCGATTTCTTCTGGCCACCCAAGCAAGATGTTGATATTGACGAAAATCATACAACCAGCAAAGGTTGAAACTGCGACAATTCTCGTTGATTTATCAACAAAATCACCTAATAAAAATATGGATTTTGTATAAATTACGCACACTTGAAAAAAAGTGTACTGACAAGTACACTTCAGGACAGACGGTTAACCGGTATCATGTCGGTTAGAAAGAACAAGGATATCTGGCGTGCCCTACTTGTTGCTTTTTGTCGGTTTTTTTATTTGATTTTCAGTGTGTTTGCTCATCCTGGTTCAGTCTATGGCAAGTTTAAATTGCTGCTTGCTGAATAAATAACGTGCTGCACAAAGATCTGTCTGGATTAAATGACCGTAGCCATAAAGTGCCTGGATGGCATGCCATTTGTATTACTTTTAGCCGCATGCTGGTGTATTGCTCCCATTTGGTATAAAAAGTATACAAACTTAATTTTATATGTATCGGAATTATTGGAGGAATTGTCCTCAAATGGTGATTTAAGTATTCATTGCCTGGTATGGCTTTCTGGATTTTCATAAATTGAACAATACAGATTACCCATTCTAGCTATGTCGCTCGGTGATTTACATCAGCCAGCAATATCTCCCTCATAAACTGATGGTGTGATGGGCATAAGAATTTTAAAAACCTTTGGTGCGTACAATTTCCTCCAGAAGTAATCGCCGACCGGAGTATAAGTTTTATTTGGATCTCGTCATTGTGTTTAACTTTCATTAAATACAATACGTTAACGAATAAAAAATTTAGATAAAAATCTAATCGAGGTGGAACAATGATGTCTGCAAAGCTTTGGGCGCCTGCCCTGACTGCTTGCGCATTAGCAACAAGTATCGCGCTTGTTGGCTGTAGCAAAGATCCTAAAGAGGGCCAGCAAGCTGGTGCTCAACAGCAAATGCCACCGACTGAAGTTGGTGTGCTCGTTGCACAGCCACAAAGCATTGAGCAGTCTGTTGAACTCTCAGGTCGCACAACAGCATTTGAGATTTCAGAAGTACGCCCACAGGCGACTGGCGTTGTGCTAAAACGCTTATTCAGCGAAGGTAGCTATGTCCGTGAAGGTCAGGCACTCTATGAAATCGATTCTAGTACGAACCGCGCTACAGTAGATAACGCTCGTGCAGCCATTGCACGTGCTGAAGCGAATCTGGGCGTGTTACGTGTTAAAGAAGGCCGTTACCGTCAACTGGTGGGTACTAACGCGATTTCCAAGCAGGAATATGATGACATCGTAGCGCAGGTCAAACTGGCTGAAGCTGATTTGAATGCGAATCGTGCAACCTTGCGTAATGCTGAAATCAACTTAGGCTATTCAACTGTACGTGCGCCAATTTCTGGTCAGACTAACCGTTCTTCAATCACTGCAGGCGCGCTAGTAACTGCAAACCAGCCAGATCCGCTGGTAACCATTCAGCGTCTGGATCCAATCTATGTAGACATTAACCAGTCAAGTGCAGAATTGCTGCGTCTGCGTCAGCAACTGAGTAAAGGTGACCTAAACAGCTCTAATAACACACGTGTGAAATTAAAACTGGAAGATGGCAGCATCTACCCTGTTGAAGGCCGTTTAGCATTCTCTGATGCCAGCGTGAATCCTGAAACTGGTACAGTGACACTGCGTGCAGTATTCCCGAACAAAAATCACCTGTTACTACCAGGTATGTTTGCGACTGCGCAAATCGTTCAGGGTGAAGTACCAAATGCTTACCTGATTCCTCAGGCTGCATTAACACGTACACCTACTGGTCAAGCTATGGCGATGTTAGTGGGTGCTGATAATAAGGTAACTCCACGCCCAGTCACTACTGCGGGTACACAAGGCCAAAACTGGATTGTGACTGAAGGTTTAAACCCAGGTGATAAAGTGATTGTAGATGGTATTGCGAAAGTAAAACCGGAACAACAGGTCGTGGCTAAACCTTACCAGCCTCAAGCTGCTGCACCACAGGGTGCTGCACAACCAGCTGCCCAACAACCTGGCGCAGTGCAAAAAGCGGATGATGCAAAAGAACAATCTGAACAAAAACCTGCTGCTAAAGCATAAGGAGTAAGGTTTATGGCTCAATTCTTTATTCATCGTCCTATCTTTGCCTGGGTGATTGCACTGGTCATCATGCTGGCAGGTATTTTGACCCTGACCAAAATGCCAATTGCCCAGTATCCAACCATTGCACCGCCTACAGTCACGATTTCTGCGACTTATCCAGGTGCATCTGCTGAAACGGTCGAAAATACTGTAACCCAGATCATCGAGCAGCAAATGAATGGTCTGGATGGTCTGCGTTATATTTCATCTAACAGTGCGGGTAATGGTTCTTCGTCTATTTCCTTGAACTTTGAACAGGGTGTCGATCCTGATATCGCACAGGTTCAGGTTCAGAACAAATTACAATCTGCGACTGCACTTCTTCCCGAAGATGTACAGCGTCAGGGTGTGCGTGTCACCAAATCAGGGGCCAGTTTCCTGCAGGTATTGGCTTTCTATTCACCTGATGGCAGCCTGACCGCCGATGACATCAAAGACTATGTGAATTCGAACATTTCTGAACCTTTAAGCCGTGTGGCTGGGGTCGGTGAAGTTCAGGTCTTTGGTGGTTCTTATGCCATGCGCATCTGGCTTGATCCAGCCAAAATGGCGAGCCTACAAGTTACGCCAAGTGATATTGCGACTGCCATTCGTACCCAGAATGCTCAGGTCGCTGTGGGTCAGCTCGGTGGCGCACCTGCTGTTGGAGGACAAGTCCTGAATGCCACTGTCACCGCACAAAGCCTGCTGCAAACTCCAGAACAGTTCAGCAATATCTTCCTGAAAAATACCACTTCGGGTGCACAAGTCCGTCTGGGTGATGTTGCGCGGGTTGAACTTGGTGCAGATAACTATCAGTTTGATTCAAAGTTTAACGGCAAACCGGCTGGTGGTGTAGCAATTAAGCTTGCGACTGGTGCCAATGCCCTAGATACAGCACAAGCGGTTGAAGAGCGTTTAAAGCAGTTACGTCCAAACTATCCGCAAGGCATGGTTGACCAACTGGCATTTGATACAACACCATTTATTGAACTGTCGATCAAGAGTGTGGTTAAAACGCTGATCGAAGCGATTATTCTGGTGTTCCTGGTCATGTTCCTGTTCTTGCAGAACTGGCGTGCCACCATCATTCCAACCATGGCAGTTCCAGTCGTGGTATTGGGTACCTTTGCAGTGATTAACGTTTTTGGCTTCTCGATTAATACCCTGACCATGTTTGCCATGGTACTGGCGATTGGCCTTCTGGTTGATGATGCGATTGTTGTGGTCGAGAATGTCGAACGGGTCATGGTGGAAGAGCATCTGGATCCGGTGACGGCAACTGAAAAATCGATGAAACAGATTTCTGGTGCATTGATTGGTATTACTTCAGTACTTTCTGCAGTATTCGTTCCAATGGCTTTCTTCGGTGGAACTACCGGGGTCATCTATCGCCAGTTCTCGATTACGCTGGTCACAGCGATGATCTTGTCACTGATTGTTGCATTAACCTTTACCCCTGCCCTGTGTGCGACTCTGCTGAAACAGCATGATCCGAACAAGCCGGAAAGCAATGGTATTTTTGCGCGTTTCTTCCGTTGGTTTAACCGCAGTTTTGACAAGGTTTCTGTGAAATATCAGGGCGGCGTCAACCGTATGACTCACAGCAAGATTTTCTCAGGCGTGGTGTATGCCATAGTGCTGGGTATTATTGTGCTGTTATTCCAGAAGCTGCCTTCTTCGTTCTTACCGGATGAAGACCAGGGGGTCGTTATGACGCTGGTTCAGTTACCACCAAACGCAACTTTGGAACGTACTGACAACGTGGTTAACACCATGACGAATTATTTCCTGGAAAATGAGAAAGAGCATGTCGAGTCCGTATTTAGTGTGGCAGGTTTCTCGTTCACGGGTGTCGGTCAAAACGCAGGTCTGGCATTTATTAAACTGAAAGACTGGTCAGAGCGTCACAGTCCGGAAGCTCAAGTCGGTGCCATTATTCAACGTGGTATGGCGCTGAACATGATTGTCAAAGATGCATCTTATATCATGCCATTGCAGCTTCCTGCGATGCCTGAGCTCGGTGTATCAGCTGGCTTTAACTTACAGCTCAAAGCTGCAAGTGGTCAAAGTCATGAGCAACTTCTGGCAGCACGTAATACGATTCTGGGTCTTGCAGCACAAGACTCGCGTCTAGCTGGTGTGCGTCCAAATGGTCAGGAAGATACTCCACAGTACCGTGTCATCGTCGATCATGCACAAGCCGGTGCACTGGGCGTCAGTGTTGCTGAAATTAACAACACCATGGGTATTGCTTGGGGCGGTTCGTATATCAATGACTTCATTGATCGCGGCCGTGTCAAGAAAGTCTATGTTCAGGGTGAAGCTGACTCACGGATGATGCCGAAAGATCTGGACCAATGGTATGTGCGTAATAATCGCGGTGAAATGGTGCCATTCTCGGCGTTTGCCACAGGCGAATGGACCTACGGTTCACCACGTCTTGAGCGTTATAACGGCGTATCGTCCATGAACATCCAGGGTACACCTGCTCCGGGTATCAGCTCGGGCGACGCAATGGTGGCCATGGAAGAGATCGTAGCGAAGTTACCAGAAATGGGCTTGCAAGGTTTCGACTTCGAATGGACAGGTTTGTCTCTGGAAGAGCGTGAATCTGGTGCTCAAGCACCGTTCCTGTATGCCCTTTCATTACTGATCGTGTTCCTGTGTCTTGCTGCATTGTATGAAAGCTGGTCTATTCCATTCTCGGTACTTCTGGTGGTGCCATTGGGTATTGTCGGTGCATTGCTCATGACCTATGGTGGAATGGTGCTGCTGCAAAATCCGAACCTGTCGAATAACATTTATTTCCAGGTGGCGATTATTGCCGTGATTGGTTTGGCTGCGAAGAATGCGATCTTAATCGTAGAGTTCGCGAAAGAACTTCAGGAACAAGGCGAAGAACTGTTTGAAGCAACCATGCATGCCGCAAAAATGCGTTTGCGTCCAATCATCATGACAACTCTAGCCTTTGGTTTTGGTGTACTTCCACTAGCTCTGTCTTCAGGTGCAGGTGCAGGTAGCCAGCACTCGGTAGGTTATGGTGTACTCGGTGGTGTAATCAGTTCAACACTGTTGGGTATCTTCTTTATTCCAGTCTTCTATGTCTGGATCCGGACGATATTCAAGTACAAACCAAAACAACAAAATAAACAGGAGCAAACCTCGTGATGCATAAAGTATGGTCTGTTTCAGGTCGTGGCATTGCGGTTTCTGCACTTGCGCTTGCTTTGACAGCTTGTCAAAGCATGCGTGGCCCAGAGCCCGTGGCACAAGCCGACATTCCGCAAAGCTATATCGGTTCTGCCTCAGGCACTTCCGTTGCTGAGCAAGGTTATAAAGATTTTTTTGCTGATCAACGCTTGGTTCAAGTTATTGATTTAGCTTTAAACAATAACCGCGATTTACGTACTGCGGCGCTGAATATTCAGCGTGCGCAGCAAGCGTACCAAATCACTGAAAATAATCAGCTTCCAACGATTGGTGCCAGTGGCAGCGTATTGCGCCAGGACACCATGAGTACACAAAGCCGTGGTGCAACGACAACCTATAATGTTGGTCTAGGCGTGACTGCCTACGAACTGGATTTCTGGGGTCGTGTACGCAGTTTGAAAGACAATGCCTTAGACACTTACCTGGCCACTGCGAGTGCACGTGATGCAACACAAATCTCGCTGATCAGTCAGGTCGCACAAGCATGGTTAAATTATTCATTTGCCAATGCCAACTTGAAGCTTGCCAATCAGACCTTACAGACCCAGCTTGAGTCTTTTAACCTCAACAAAAAA is a window of Acinetobacter sp. ASP199 DNA encoding:
- a CDS encoding site-specific recombinase, which encodes MHIKFLDIFQSMQQQLEQPQAKLDENLLIELVNRIRPIDSKNTEEIEEKFQAFLQSLLLTPNAVSTLQTFVLRVINRYKQTSLFSDTGILSLDGFWNQLNQRIGAHILPMIPDDKSLQELMRRVFHERSDRYWLDYLADEDWLRLFSVMNQGHSNQPEKIRIKDELIKALTILSYRVSGIALHPEFINAQPELMEYESPFLIQNREINEFIQEYKKRFNTVELVDSILPPDASQAMVMLEQCHDVVAKIRRSTKRIGVSVSLTYMLALLEQCLERIEILLNMIMDDDQLRYQSMGYFLVDITEALYSERSVRSLLATNSELLALQVTENASKTGEHYVSSDKQGFLAMYKAAAGAGAIIAIMATLKILMARVTMAPLMQAFSYSMNYSLGFMLIHVLHFTVATKQPAMTAAALASTVQQRKGSKTAQIAELAALIVNIIRTQFVAILGNISIAIPVAALLTFMWDAALHEPLMNHAKAAKTLHDLNPFTSLAVPHAAIAGVCLFLSGLLAGYFDNMAVYRKVGPRLKAHARLAALMGQERLNKFAEYMERNLGALGGNFIFGIMLGSMGTIGYILGLPLDIRHIAFASANFIQGLININGPDIGLVVVSFLGVLLIGLTNLFVSFSLTIIVALRARRVRFEQWKPLAKLVMTHFLTRPSDFFWPPKQDVDIDENHTTSKG
- a CDS encoding efflux RND transporter periplasmic adaptor subunit, with protein sequence MMSAKLWAPALTACALATSIALVGCSKDPKEGQQAGAQQQMPPTEVGVLVAQPQSIEQSVELSGRTTAFEISEVRPQATGVVLKRLFSEGSYVREGQALYEIDSSTNRATVDNARAAIARAEANLGVLRVKEGRYRQLVGTNAISKQEYDDIVAQVKLAEADLNANRATLRNAEINLGYSTVRAPISGQTNRSSITAGALVTANQPDPLVTIQRLDPIYVDINQSSAELLRLRQQLSKGDLNSSNNTRVKLKLEDGSIYPVEGRLAFSDASVNPETGTVTLRAVFPNKNHLLLPGMFATAQIVQGEVPNAYLIPQAALTRTPTGQAMAMLVGADNKVTPRPVTTAGTQGQNWIVTEGLNPGDKVIVDGIAKVKPEQQVVAKPYQPQAAAPQGAAQPAAQQPGAVQKADDAKEQSEQKPAAKA
- a CDS encoding efflux RND transporter permease subunit; translated protein: MAQFFIHRPIFAWVIALVIMLAGILTLTKMPIAQYPTIAPPTVTISATYPGASAETVENTVTQIIEQQMNGLDGLRYISSNSAGNGSSSISLNFEQGVDPDIAQVQVQNKLQSATALLPEDVQRQGVRVTKSGASFLQVLAFYSPDGSLTADDIKDYVNSNISEPLSRVAGVGEVQVFGGSYAMRIWLDPAKMASLQVTPSDIATAIRTQNAQVAVGQLGGAPAVGGQVLNATVTAQSLLQTPEQFSNIFLKNTTSGAQVRLGDVARVELGADNYQFDSKFNGKPAGGVAIKLATGANALDTAQAVEERLKQLRPNYPQGMVDQLAFDTTPFIELSIKSVVKTLIEAIILVFLVMFLFLQNWRATIIPTMAVPVVVLGTFAVINVFGFSINTLTMFAMVLAIGLLVDDAIVVVENVERVMVEEHLDPVTATEKSMKQISGALIGITSVLSAVFVPMAFFGGTTGVIYRQFSITLVTAMILSLIVALTFTPALCATLLKQHDPNKPESNGIFARFFRWFNRSFDKVSVKYQGGVNRMTHSKIFSGVVYAIVLGIIVLLFQKLPSSFLPDEDQGVVMTLVQLPPNATLERTDNVVNTMTNYFLENEKEHVESVFSVAGFSFTGVGQNAGLAFIKLKDWSERHSPEAQVGAIIQRGMALNMIVKDASYIMPLQLPAMPELGVSAGFNLQLKAASGQSHEQLLAARNTILGLAAQDSRLAGVRPNGQEDTPQYRVIVDHAQAGALGVSVAEINNTMGIAWGGSYINDFIDRGRVKKVYVQGEADSRMMPKDLDQWYVRNNRGEMVPFSAFATGEWTYGSPRLERYNGVSSMNIQGTPAPGISSGDAMVAMEEIVAKLPEMGLQGFDFEWTGLSLEERESGAQAPFLYALSLLIVFLCLAALYESWSIPFSVLLVVPLGIVGALLMTYGGMVLLQNPNLSNNIYFQVAIIAVIGLAAKNAILIVEFAKELQEQGEELFEATMHAAKMRLRPIIMTTLAFGFGVLPLALSSGAGAGSQHSVGYGVLGGVISSTLLGIFFIPVFYVWIRTIFKYKPKQQNKQEQTS